Part of the Pseudomonas sp. ADAK13 genome is shown below.
TATGCGCGCCATGCCCATACCCTCCGATCACCCGCTGCTGTTACGCATTGTCGATGACCTGGCCGCACAAGGCTGGTCGCAGCAGAATATCTTCCTGCCCGAGGCTCTGACCCTCGAACTCGCGGCTGAGTGCCATAAACGCGCCGCTGAAGGTGAATTGGCACCGGCAGCCGTCGGACGCGGGCCGTCCCAGGAGATTCGCGAGGGCATTCGGGGTGACCATATCCAGTGGCTGGAGCCGGGCGAAGTGGTGGCCTGCGACAACTACCTGGAGTTGATGGACAGCCTGCGGGTGGCGATGAACCGGGGTCTGTTCCTGGGCCTGGAAGACTTCGAAAGCCACTTCGCGATGTACCCGCCGGGGGCGTTTTACCTCAGGCATGTGGACCGCTTTCGCGACGACGACCGGCGCATGGTGTCGGCGGTGATCTACTTGAACAACGCCTGGCTACCGGAGCACGGTGGCCAGTTGCGCATGTACCTCAAGGGCGACGTCGAATACGATGTGGTGCCCACCGGCGGTTGCCTGGTGGTGTTCCTGTCGGGGGAAATCCCCCATGAAGTCCTGCCCGCCACCCGCGAACGCCTGTCCCTCACCGGCTGGTTTCGCCGGCGGGGTAACGAGCCGTTCTGATGATGCAAAAGATTCTGGTCAGCCGCTGCCTGCTGGGGCACCGGGTACGCTACGACGGAGGGGCCAGCGGGCCTTTCGACCAATTGGCCGCGTGGCAGGCCGAAGGGCGAGTGGTTGCCGTGTGCCCGGAAGTGGCGGGTGGCTTGCCGACGCCGCGCCCGTCTGCCGAGATTCCGGGCGGGCAGGGGGTTGATGTCTGGGAGGGTCGCGCCCAGGTGCTGACGGCCCTGGGCGAAGACTTCAGCGAAGCCTTTCTCGAGGGTGCCCGCCAGGCGCTGGCGTTGGTGCAACGCCACGACATCCGTATCGCCGTGCTCAAGGCCAACAGCCCGTCCTGCGGCAACCTGCTGACCTATGACGGCACGTTTACCGGCGTGAAGGTGACCGGCGAAGGCGTGACGGCGGCGCTGCTCAAGCGCCATGGGGTGCTGGTGTTCAGTGAGCTGGAGTTGCCTGAAGCGGCGGCGGCCCTGGCAAAACTCTCAAGCCCGACATAGATCAAAATGTGGGAGCTGGCTTGCCTGCGATAGCAGTGTATCAGCCTACATTTTTGGTGCTGACCCACCGCTATCACAGGCAAGCCAGCTCCTACACTGACCGAGTCGTTTATTCGGCCTTGGCCACTGGCTTGCTCGCATCCATCCCGAACCATTTCTCCGACAGCGCCGTCAGCCGGCCATCGGCCTTCACCCGTTGCAGGGCCTTGTCCAGGCTGGCCTTGAACGCCGGGTTACCTTTCTGGAACGGAATCGCCAGGCTCAACGTCGGGCCCACATCTGCGCCTCCCTTCACCGGTAACTCGCTGTCGCGAATCGCGTAGGGAATCAGCAACCGGTCACTGATGGCCGCGTCGATCTGTTGGTCGGCGACGTCCTTGATCGGCTGTTTGGCATCGGCATAACTGCGCAAATCAACGCCTTCGGCAGTGCGCGCCTGCTCGACAAACTGACTGCCCTGGGCCACGCCCAATGCCTTGCCCTTGAGCGCTGCAAAGCTGCCCAGCGGGCGTTGTTCCTGCTTGCGCACGATCAGCTGTGCGCTGGAGTAGCTGTAGGGCTCGCTGAAGTCGAAACGATCCGCCAGTTCAGGAGTCATAGCGATATGGTTGATTGCCACGTCGTACTTGGCGCTTTCCACGCCGGGCAGCAAGTCGGCGGCATCGACGGTGATAAAGGAGGGGCGTACGTCCATTTCCTTGGCCAGTAATTCACCCAGCTCCACTTCAAAGCCGGTGAGTTTGTCGCCTTCCTTGAAGTTGAATGGCGGGGTATTGGCTTCCAGGGCGATGCGCAGTTCCCCACGGTCAAACACATCGTCGATCAGTTCGGCATGGGCCAAGGGGCTCATAAGGGGCAGTAAAAGTAACAGGCCAGGCAGGAAACGCATGGTCTCTCCTAAAGAATTCGAATGAGCGAGGCGTTGTTCAAGCTCGCTTTGCTATGGTGTTGAGTGCCTTGGACAGCAATTTGTCGCGAAGTTGTCATAACCCTACAGATTTCCCGGAAAAACTGGAGAAGTGAATGAAAGCTCTTTTGTCTCGTGCAACCCTGGCCAGCCTGCTATTGGGCGCTTCGATGCTGGCAACCGCCGCCGATGGCATCCCGCGTAGCGCGCCGCCTGAAGGTGCCAAGGTGTTTATCGTGTCGCCGAAAGATGGCGCCACCGTCGATAAGACCTTCACCGTGAAATTCGGCATGGAAGGCCTGAAACTGGCACCGGCCACCAGCCAGGACCCGGGCACCGGCCACCACCACCTGCTGATCGACCAGAAAGAATTGCCTGACGCCAGCGTGCCGATCCCGGCCACCGACACCGTGATCCACTACGGCAAGGCCCAGACCGAAACCGAGCTGACCCTCACCCCGGGCAAACACACCCTGCAACTGGTCGCCGGCGACAAACTGCACATGCAGTTCAACCCGACTGTAGCCTCGAAAGTCATCACGGTTAACGTCAAGTAAGATTTGTTCAGACAAAAAAAGGGAGACCCGAGGGTCTCCCTTTTTTGTGCGCGTTTAACGATTAGAACAACACGCGGCTACGGATAGTGCCGTTGATGTGTTGCAGCTTCTCTTGCGCCAGGTCCGAGTACTCGGCGTCTACGTCGATTACTACGTAGCCGACTTTCTCGTTGGTCTGCAGGAACTGACCGGAAATGTTGATGCCGTTTTCCGCGAAGACCTTGTTGATCTCCATCATCACGCCAGGGATGTTCTGGTGGATGTGCAGCAGACGGTGCTTGCCAGGGTGAGCCGGCAGCGCTACTTCCGGGAAGTTGACCGAGGACACCGACGTACCGTTGTCGCTGTACTTGACCAGTTTCTCCGACACTTCCAGGCCGATGTTGGCTTGGGCTTCAGCGGTGGAACCGCCGATGTGTGGGGTCAGGATCACGTTGTCCAGGCCACGCAGCGGGCTTTCGAAGATGTCGTCGTTAGAGCGCGGCTCTACCGGGAACACGTCGATGGCGGCGCCGATCAGGTGCTTGTCCTTGATCGCGTCGGCCAGGGCGTCCAGCTCGACCACGGTGCCGCGTGCGGCGTTGATCAGGATCCCGCCCTTCTTGATGGCGCGGATTTCCTTCTCGCCGATCATCCACTGGGTCTCAGCGGTTTCCGGTACGTGCAGGGTCACGATGTCGGACATACCCAGCAGCTCGGTCAGGCTCGACACCTGAGTGGCGTTGCCCAGCGGCAGCTTGGTCAGGGTGTCGTAGAAGAACACCTGCATGCCCAGGCCTTCGGCCAATACCGACAGTTGAGTGCCGATCGAGCCGTAACCGACGATACCCAGCTTCTTGCCGCGGATTTCGAAGGAGTTGGCTGCGCTCTTGATCCAGCCGCCACGGTGGCAGGAAGCGTTCTTCTCGGGAATGCCGCGCAACAGCAGGATCGCCTCGGCCAATACCAGTTCGGCTACGGAACGGGTGTTGGAGTACGGTGCGTTGAACACCGCGATGCCGCGCTCGCGCGCTGCGTTGAGGTCGACCTGGTTGGTGCCGATGCAGAAACAGCCGACAGCCACCAACTTCTTGGCGTGATCGAAGATCTCTTCGGTCAGCTGAGTACGGGAGCGAATGCCGATAAAGTGCGCGTCGGCGATCTTTTCCTTTAACTGGGCTTCCGGCAGAGAACTGGTGATGTACTCAATGCTGGAGTACCCAGCGGCTTTCAGAACGTCGACAGCCGATGGGTGGACGCCTTCCAGAAGAAGGAACTTGATCTTGCTCTTATCGAGAGAAGTCTTGCTCATCTGCGTAAACCTGTATCCCGGAGAAAAATGGCAGGGAATCGAGCAGCGCGAGCTGACCCGGACGGCAGGAAAGCCGTCACCGCAGAACGCCCTTGGGCACTATCCTGCGGGGGCGGTATGCTAGCATACGTGCCCCGCTAAACACCCATTCCTGCGACGTGAAGCGTTCTCAGGATGACCATGAATTGTTCGAGAGTTCTGTCGATGACCCATCCTGCCCTGATTGATGAGCTGAAGACCCTGGTTGAGCCTGGCAAGGTCCTGACCGATGCTGACTCCCTTGAGGCTTACGGCAAGGACTGGACCAAGCATTTCGCGCCGGCCCCGGTCGCCATCGTCTTCCCGAAGACCACCGAACAGGTGCAGGCCATCGTCCGTTGGGCCAATGAACACAAGGTGGCGCTGGTGCCGTCCGGTGGCCGCACCGGCCTGTCGGCCGCTGCCGTTGCAGCGAATGGCGAAGTGGTTGTGTCCTTCGACTATATGAACCAGATCCTCGACGTGAACCTCACCGACCGCACCGCCGTGTGCCAGCCGGGCGTGGTCACCAAGCAATTGCAGAACGTCGCCGAAGAAAAAGGCCTGTACTACCCGGTGGACTTCGCCTCGTCCGGTTCCAGCCAGATTGGCGGCAATATCGGCACCAATGCCGGCGGGATCAAGGTTATTCGCTACGGCATGACCCGTAACTGGGTAGCCGGCATGAAGGTCGTCACCGGCAAGGGCGACCTGCTGGAGCTGAACAAAGACCTGATCAAGAACGCCACCGGCTACGATATGCGCCAGCTGTTCATTGGCGCTGAAGGCACCCTGGGCTTTGTGGTCGAAGCGACCATGCGCCTGGACCGTGCGCCGAAAAACCTCACTGCCATGGTGCTGGGCACCACCGATTTCGACTCGATCATGCCGGTGCTGCACGCCTTCCAGAGCAAGCTGGACCTGACGGCCTTCGAGTTCTTCTCCGACAAGGCCCTGGCCAAAGTCCTCGGCCGTGGCGATGTGCCGGCGCCGTTCGAGTCCGACTGCCCGTTCTACGCGCTGCTGGAATTTGAAGCGACCACGGAAGAGGTGGCCAATCAGGCCTTGGAAACCTTCGAGCACTGCGTCGAGCAGGGCTGGGTGCTGGACGGCGTGATGAGCCAGAGCGAAACCCAACTGCACAACCTGTGGAAGCTGCGCGAGTACATCTCCGAGACCATTTCCCACTGGACCCCGTACAAGAACGACATTTCGGTAACTGTGTCGAAAGTGCCGGCATTCCTGAAGGAAATCGACGCGATCGTCGGCGAACACTACCCGGACTTCGAAATTGTCTGGTTCGGCCACATCGGTGACGGCAACCTGCACTTGAACATCCTCAAGCCGGAAAACCTGAGCAAGGACGAATTCTTCGCCAAGTGCGCCACCGTCAACAAGTGGGTGTTCGAGACGGTGCAGAAGTACAACGGCTCGATCTCCGCCGAACACGGCGTGGGCATGACCAAGCGCGATTACCTGACCTACAGCCGTTCGCCGGTTGAAATTGAATACATGAAGGCAGTGAAAGCGGTGTTCGACCCTAACGGGATCATGAACCCGGGCAAGATTTTCGCTGTTTAACAGTCCCTGAAGGAGTCGGTCCATGAGCTACCAGCACAAGTATGTCGACGGCACCAATATTCACTTTCCCCTGGGGAAAGTGGTGTGCATCGGGCGTAACTACGCCGAACACGCCAAGGAACTGGATAACCCGGTACCGACCGAGCCGCTGCTGTTTATCAAGCCAGGCAGCTGCGTGGTGGCGCTGGAAGGCGGTTTCGCCATCCCTACCGAGCGCGGTTCGGTGCACTACGAAGCGGAAATCGCGGTGTTGATCGGCAAGCCGTTGTCGACCAAGCCCAGCCGTGAGGAAGTGCTGGACGCCATCTCCGGTTTTGCCCCGGCCCTGGACCTGACCCTGCGGGACAAACAGGCCGAGCTGAAAGCCAAGGGCCTGCCGTGGGAAATCGCCAAGTCGTTTGATGGCGCGGCGGTGATTGCCCCGTTCGTCGTCGGCAGCACCTTCCCGGACGTGACCGACATCGGCATTCGCCTGACCATCAATGGCGAAGTGCGCCAGGACGGCAACAGCGCGATCATGCTCAACCCGATCATCCCGATGATCCAGTACATGGCCGGCTGCTTCTCGCTGCAGGCCGGGGATGTGATCCTCACCGGTACACCGGCAGGCGTGGGCCCGCTGAATGTGGGGGATGAGCTGGTGCTGGAATTGCCGGGTGTGAGCCGCTTCGAAAGCAGCGTGCGCTAAACATGCCTTTGTAGGAGCCGGCTTGCCGGCGATGGCATCGACTCGGTGTACCTGTTGCACTGCAGTGATCCTATCGCCGGCAAGCCGGCTCCTACGGGTGTTATCTGTTTTTGCATTTTTTTCACACCCCATCCGGATAATCCTCAGCCTCCTGCGCGCGGACTCTCTGATCCTGTGCTATCCCCTAAAGCTGACTTTCTGGAAAGCGTAATGGCCGTGCCTCTCCCATCCGTAAAACCTACGCTGCGTTCCCGCCTCGCCATGCGCTGGTATTCCTGGTTGTTCCTGGCGGGCGCGATCATCTATGGCGTGGCCTGGGCGATGCACTGGGACGATCGCGGCTTGTTGTGGGTGGCGGAGCGCTTCGAGACCCCGACCGAGCGCCTGGAAAGCGTCTGGCTCCCGGACTATCACGCGGTGATCGACGCCAAGCTGTTACCCGGCATGGAGAAAGACGAAGCCTCGGACCTGACCTATAACCCGCAGACCAAAACCCTGTTTTCGGTGATGGGCAAGAACCCGTTCCTGGTTGAATTGACCCTGCAAGGCGACGTGCTGCGCAAGATGCCGCTCAACGGCTGGAACAACCCGGAAGGCGTGACCATGATGGAAAACGGCCTGATGGCCGTGGTCGATGAGCGCCAGCACAGCCTGACCATTATCAAGGTCGACCCCCAGACTCAGCAGTTGAACAAAGCCGACTTCCCGTCCTATGACCTCGGCCCGTCGAAAGACCAGAACAAAGCCTTCGAGGCGATCACCTGGGACAAGCGCAACCAACAGCTGATTCTCGGCGAAGAGCGGCCACCGGCGCTGTTCACCTGGAAAAGCGACGGCAGCCAGACGCTCACCGGCGACAAGCAAAAGCTCGCCAACAGTGAGTTGGACATGCGCAACCTCTCGGCGCTGACGGTCGACCCGCGTACCGGCCATCTGCTGGCGCTGTCGGCCGATTCCCACCTGCTGCTGGAGTTGGACGAGAAGGGCGAGCAAGTCAGCTTCATGACCTTGCTCGGCGGCTTCAATGGCTTGAAGAACACCATTCCGCGTGCCGAAGGCGTGACGATGGACGAGAACGGCACGCTGTACATCGTCAGCGAGCCGAATCTGTTCTATCGCTTCGAGAAGCAGGCACAGTAGTTCGATTACGTCAGATTTTTCTCTATCTGCGGCATTCGCCAGACACCCGGGGCGTTTAAGTTTAAATTCAGGCGACCGTGATATTCATTCGCCAGTTTTCACTTTGAGCCCCGCCCTGATGCGTCGACTTGCCCGTCCCAAACCTGCTTTTTTCATTCTGATCCTGATCGCCCTGGTGGCTGTCGGCGTGGTCGCTCAGCAACTGCGCCTGTTCGAGCGTGCCTGGTTTAACTGGCAGTCGTGGCGGCATCCCGCCGGTGAGCACTCCATTGGCCTGGGGGATTATCAGGTGAGCCTGGAAGCACAGGTGATCGACGGCCTCAACGATGATGTCTCGGCCCTAACTTTTGATCCGGTGCGCAACAGCCTGTTTACCGTCACCAACAAAAACGCCGAGCTGGTCGAGCTGTCCCTGGACGGCAAAATCCTGCGGCGTATTGCGCTGGTAGGCTTTGGCGATGCCGAGGCCGTGGAGTACATCAGCGACAACACCTACGTCATCAGCGACGAGCGCCAACAGCGGCTGATCAAGGTCCACGTGGATGACGACACCCGGTTCCTCGACGCCGCCGACGCCGAGCAGATGACCCTCGGCGTGCACCTGGGCGGCAACAAGGGTTTCGAAGGCCTGGCCTATGACTCGGTGGGCAAGCGCCTGTTTGTGGCTAAGGAACGCGACCCGATGCTGATCTACGAGGTCCACGGCTTTCCCCATTTCAAACCGGAAAAAACCTACTCGGTGCACGTGATCAACAACCCCAAGCGTGATGCCGGGTTGTTTGTGCGCGACCTGTCGAGCCTGCAATACGATGAGCGCAGCGGCCATCTGCTGGCGCTGTCGGATGAGTCATTCCTGGTGCTGGAACTGGATATCGACGGTCGTCCCCTGAGCAGTCTGTCGCTGCTCAAGGGGCGCCATGGCCTGAAGCAGCGCGTGCCTCAGGCCGAAGGGATTGCCATGGACAACGACGGCACGTTGTACATGGTCAGTGAGCCCAACTTGTTCTATGTGTTCAAGAAATGAACCCGATCCCAGCCATGGCGAGGATCG
Proteins encoded:
- a CDS encoding 2OG-Fe(II) oxygenase; amino-acid sequence: MRAMPIPSDHPLLLRIVDDLAAQGWSQQNIFLPEALTLELAAECHKRAAEGELAPAAVGRGPSQEIREGIRGDHIQWLEPGEVVACDNYLELMDSLRVAMNRGLFLGLEDFESHFAMYPPGAFYLRHVDRFRDDDRRMVSAVIYLNNAWLPEHGGQLRMYLKGDVEYDVVPTGGCLVVFLSGEIPHEVLPATRERLSLTGWFRRRGNEPF
- a CDS encoding DUF523 domain-containing protein encodes the protein MQKILVSRCLLGHRVRYDGGASGPFDQLAAWQAEGRVVAVCPEVAGGLPTPRPSAEIPGGQGVDVWEGRAQVLTALGEDFSEAFLEGARQALALVQRHDIRIAVLKANSPSCGNLLTYDGTFTGVKVTGEGVTAALLKRHGVLVFSELELPEAAAALAKLSSPT
- a CDS encoding transporter substrate-binding domain-containing protein; the protein is MRFLPGLLLLLPLMSPLAHAELIDDVFDRGELRIALEANTPPFNFKEGDKLTGFEVELGELLAKEMDVRPSFITVDAADLLPGVESAKYDVAINHIAMTPELADRFDFSEPYSYSSAQLIVRKQEQRPLGSFAALKGKALGVAQGSQFVEQARTAEGVDLRSYADAKQPIKDVADQQIDAAISDRLLIPYAIRDSELPVKGGADVGPTLSLAIPFQKGNPAFKASLDKALQRVKADGRLTALSEKWFGMDASKPVAKAE
- a CDS encoding DUF4399 domain-containing protein, translated to MKALLSRATLASLLLGASMLATAADGIPRSAPPEGAKVFIVSPKDGATVDKTFTVKFGMEGLKLAPATSQDPGTGHHHLLIDQKELPDASVPIPATDTVIHYGKAQTETELTLTPGKHTLQLVAGDKLHMQFNPTVASKVITVNVK
- the serA gene encoding phosphoglycerate dehydrogenase, with product MSKTSLDKSKIKFLLLEGVHPSAVDVLKAAGYSSIEYITSSLPEAQLKEKIADAHFIGIRSRTQLTEEIFDHAKKLVAVGCFCIGTNQVDLNAARERGIAVFNAPYSNTRSVAELVLAEAILLLRGIPEKNASCHRGGWIKSAANSFEIRGKKLGIVGYGSIGTQLSVLAEGLGMQVFFYDTLTKLPLGNATQVSSLTELLGMSDIVTLHVPETAETQWMIGEKEIRAIKKGGILINAARGTVVELDALADAIKDKHLIGAAIDVFPVEPRSNDDIFESPLRGLDNVILTPHIGGSTAEAQANIGLEVSEKLVKYSDNGTSVSSVNFPEVALPAHPGKHRLLHIHQNIPGVMMEINKVFAENGINISGQFLQTNEKVGYVVIDVDAEYSDLAQEKLQHINGTIRSRVLF
- a CDS encoding FAD-binding oxidoreductase; translated protein: MTHPALIDELKTLVEPGKVLTDADSLEAYGKDWTKHFAPAPVAIVFPKTTEQVQAIVRWANEHKVALVPSGGRTGLSAAAVAANGEVVVSFDYMNQILDVNLTDRTAVCQPGVVTKQLQNVAEEKGLYYPVDFASSGSSQIGGNIGTNAGGIKVIRYGMTRNWVAGMKVVTGKGDLLELNKDLIKNATGYDMRQLFIGAEGTLGFVVEATMRLDRAPKNLTAMVLGTTDFDSIMPVLHAFQSKLDLTAFEFFSDKALAKVLGRGDVPAPFESDCPFYALLEFEATTEEVANQALETFEHCVEQGWVLDGVMSQSETQLHNLWKLREYISETISHWTPYKNDISVTVSKVPAFLKEIDAIVGEHYPDFEIVWFGHIGDGNLHLNILKPENLSKDEFFAKCATVNKWVFETVQKYNGSISAEHGVGMTKRDYLTYSRSPVEIEYMKAVKAVFDPNGIMNPGKIFAV
- a CDS encoding fumarylacetoacetate hydrolase family protein translates to MSYQHKYVDGTNIHFPLGKVVCIGRNYAEHAKELDNPVPTEPLLFIKPGSCVVALEGGFAIPTERGSVHYEAEIAVLIGKPLSTKPSREEVLDAISGFAPALDLTLRDKQAELKAKGLPWEIAKSFDGAAVIAPFVVGSTFPDVTDIGIRLTINGEVRQDGNSAIMLNPIIPMIQYMAGCFSLQAGDVILTGTPAGVGPLNVGDELVLELPGVSRFESSVR
- a CDS encoding SdiA-regulated domain-containing protein, with the translated sequence MAVPLPSVKPTLRSRLAMRWYSWLFLAGAIIYGVAWAMHWDDRGLLWVAERFETPTERLESVWLPDYHAVIDAKLLPGMEKDEASDLTYNPQTKTLFSVMGKNPFLVELTLQGDVLRKMPLNGWNNPEGVTMMENGLMAVVDERQHSLTIIKVDPQTQQLNKADFPSYDLGPSKDQNKAFEAITWDKRNQQLILGEERPPALFTWKSDGSQTLTGDKQKLANSELDMRNLSALTVDPRTGHLLALSADSHLLLELDEKGEQVSFMTLLGGFNGLKNTIPRAEGVTMDENGTLYIVSEPNLFYRFEKQAQ
- a CDS encoding SdiA-regulated domain-containing protein, translated to MRRLARPKPAFFILILIALVAVGVVAQQLRLFERAWFNWQSWRHPAGEHSIGLGDYQVSLEAQVIDGLNDDVSALTFDPVRNSLFTVTNKNAELVELSLDGKILRRIALVGFGDAEAVEYISDNTYVISDERQQRLIKVHVDDDTRFLDAADAEQMTLGVHLGGNKGFEGLAYDSVGKRLFVAKERDPMLIYEVHGFPHFKPEKTYSVHVINNPKRDAGLFVRDLSSLQYDERSGHLLALSDESFLVLELDIDGRPLSSLSLLKGRHGLKQRVPQAEGIAMDNDGTLYMVSEPNLFYVFKK